From a single Alloactinosynnema sp. L-07 genomic region:
- a CDS encoding SDR family oxidoreductase: MSRAPAGAVVTGAGRGLGKEIARLLAQRGYQVLLTDIDSTAVADAAAEISGTATSMAVDVRDNAQVTAARDAIVRAAGRLDVWVNNAGVLVTGPAWEQSADQRRLMVEVNALGTINGTVAAIEGMRGHGGHIVNVVSLAGLTAVPGEAVYAGSKHAAIGFSLSTLADLRLAGIEDIDISCVCPDGIWTPMLHDKLDDPSSALSFSGKLLQPDEVVAAVSKVLDKPRPVTTIPTWRGLQARLADLFPRLGLRAAPIAVAHGRRTQRRLLRKAESRQPR, encoded by the coding sequence ATGAGCCGGGCACCCGCGGGAGCAGTGGTCACCGGCGCTGGGCGCGGGCTCGGCAAGGAGATCGCCCGATTGCTGGCGCAGCGCGGCTACCAGGTGCTGCTCACCGACATCGACTCCACCGCCGTCGCCGACGCCGCCGCCGAGATCAGCGGCACCGCCACGTCGATGGCGGTCGACGTCCGCGACAACGCCCAGGTCACCGCGGCCCGGGACGCGATCGTGCGCGCCGCGGGCAGGCTCGACGTGTGGGTCAACAACGCGGGCGTACTGGTCACCGGCCCGGCCTGGGAGCAGAGCGCCGACCAACGCAGGCTGATGGTGGAGGTCAACGCGCTCGGCACCATCAACGGCACCGTGGCCGCCATCGAAGGCATGCGCGGGCACGGCGGGCACATCGTCAACGTCGTCTCCCTCGCGGGCCTCACCGCCGTCCCCGGCGAGGCGGTGTACGCGGGCTCCAAACACGCCGCGATCGGGTTCAGCCTCAGCACGCTGGCTGATCTGCGGCTGGCGGGCATCGAGGACATCGACATCTCGTGTGTCTGCCCCGATGGCATCTGGACGCCGATGCTGCACGACAAGCTCGACGACCCAAGCTCGGCGCTTTCCTTCTCCGGCAAGCTGCTGCAGCCCGACGAGGTGGTGGCCGCGGTCAGCAAGGTGCTCGACAAGCCTCGCCCCGTGACCACCATCCCCACCTGGCGGGGCCTGCAAGCCAGGCTGGCCGACCTCTTTCCCAGGCTGGGTCTGCGCGCCGCGCCCATCGCCGTCGCGCACGGACGCCGCACGCAGCGGCGGCTCCTTCGGAAAGCGGAGTCCCGCCAGCCTCGTTGA
- a CDS encoding glycogen debranching N-terminal domain-containing protein codes for MTAWAAEGGSPQPAAADGTTTLVDGTTFCQSGADGEIHSDRPHGLFVSDTRILSMWRLTVDGQPVQPLSTSTDQPFTATFTGRTRPAAGLADSTLLVVRRRSLGGGMTEDVVLRNLSREPAEVVVGVAVAADFADLFAVKESRVHVDAGIAAQVGTDSLTLVGDDATNVTVSATGAPVINAGRIEFRVVVPARGEWSTRLTVRASNGGPSAQSPQDRLSAWRSAIPRTITADDSLADTLRVSAADLGALQIHDPDHPRRRVVAAGAPWYMALFGRDSLLTSWMALPLDQRLALGTLRALADRQGTKVDARTEEQPGRILHEVRLGREAAHHLGGGTAYYGTADATPLFVALLGELHRWGLPEHELTELLPAADRALRWITEYGDRDGDLFVEYARATDGGLRNQGWKDSFDGVNDAAGTLATAPIALAEVQGYVYAAYLARSDIAAALGDSATAAAYTDKAARLKAAFNERFWLPGRGWFAIGLDADKRPIDALTSNLGHCLWTGIVADDKAAAVAAALTGPRMWTGFGVRTLADDMGAYNPISYHNGSVWPHDSAIAAAGLMRYGFVEEATMVADGLFAAARHFGGRLPELFCGFDRTEFPAPVPYPTSCSPQAWAAATPLLLMRTLLRFEPDLPGGTVRLAPALPAGMLPLRITNLTLAGAHPSLEVRADGWSLDGLPDGVTLA; via the coding sequence ATGACGGCGTGGGCAGCGGAAGGCGGTTCGCCCCAGCCCGCGGCGGCCGACGGCACGACGACGCTGGTGGACGGGACGACGTTCTGCCAGTCCGGCGCCGACGGCGAGATCCACTCCGACCGGCCGCACGGGCTGTTCGTGTCCGACACCCGAATCCTGTCGATGTGGCGGCTCACCGTCGACGGGCAGCCGGTCCAGCCGTTGAGCACCAGCACCGACCAGCCGTTCACCGCGACGTTCACCGGCCGCACCCGGCCTGCCGCGGGCTTGGCCGACAGCACGCTGCTGGTGGTGCGGCGGCGTTCACTCGGTGGCGGCATGACCGAGGACGTGGTGCTGCGCAACCTGTCCCGAGAACCAGCTGAAGTCGTGGTGGGGGTGGCGGTCGCGGCCGACTTCGCCGATCTCTTCGCGGTCAAAGAGAGCCGAGTCCACGTCGACGCCGGTATCGCCGCGCAGGTGGGAACCGATTCCCTCACCCTGGTGGGCGACGACGCCACGAACGTGACCGTGTCGGCGACCGGAGCGCCGGTGATCAACGCGGGGCGGATCGAGTTTCGGGTCGTGGTCCCCGCCCGGGGGGAATGGTCGACCCGGCTGACCGTGCGCGCGTCCAACGGCGGGCCGAGCGCCCAGTCGCCACAGGACAGGCTGAGCGCATGGCGGTCGGCGATCCCCCGCACCATCACGGCCGACGACAGCCTGGCCGACACCTTGCGCGTCAGCGCCGCCGACCTTGGCGCCCTGCAGATCCACGATCCCGACCACCCGCGGCGCCGCGTCGTGGCCGCGGGTGCCCCGTGGTACATGGCGCTGTTCGGCCGCGACTCGCTGCTGACCAGTTGGATGGCGCTGCCCCTCGACCAGCGGCTTGCCCTGGGCACGCTGCGCGCCCTCGCCGACCGCCAAGGGACGAAGGTCGACGCGCGGACCGAGGAACAGCCAGGGCGGATCCTGCACGAGGTGCGGCTGGGCCGCGAGGCCGCGCACCACCTGGGCGGCGGCACGGCTTACTACGGCACCGCCGACGCCACCCCGCTGTTCGTCGCCCTGCTGGGCGAGCTGCACCGCTGGGGGTTGCCCGAGCACGAGCTGACCGAGCTGCTGCCCGCCGCGGATCGGGCGCTGCGGTGGATCACCGAGTACGGCGACCGCGACGGCGACCTGTTCGTCGAATACGCGCGTGCCACCGACGGCGGGCTGCGCAACCAGGGCTGGAAGGACTCGTTCGACGGTGTCAACGACGCAGCGGGCACCCTGGCCACGGCCCCGATCGCCCTGGCCGAGGTCCAGGGCTACGTCTACGCCGCCTATCTCGCGCGTTCGGACATCGCCGCCGCCCTCGGCGACAGCGCCACCGCCGCGGCATACACCGACAAGGCCGCGCGGCTCAAAGCCGCGTTCAACGAGCGGTTCTGGCTGCCCGGACGGGGATGGTTCGCCATCGGGCTCGACGCGGATAAGCGCCCGATCGACGCGCTGACCTCGAACTTGGGCCACTGCCTGTGGACCGGCATCGTCGCCGACGACAAGGCCGCCGCCGTGGCCGCCGCGCTGACCGGCCCGCGCATGTGGACCGGGTTCGGCGTCCGCACCCTGGCCGACGACATGGGCGCCTACAACCCGATCAGCTACCACAACGGCTCGGTCTGGCCGCACGACAGCGCCATCGCCGCGGCGGGCCTGATGCGCTACGGCTTCGTCGAGGAGGCCACCATGGTCGCCGACGGGCTGTTCGCGGCCGCCCGCCACTTCGGCGGCAGGCTGCCGGAGCTGTTCTGCGGGTTCGACCGGACCGAATTCCCCGCACCCGTCCCGTATCCGACGTCGTGCTCACCGCAGGCGTGGGCCGCGGCCACCCCGCTGCTGCTGATGCGCACGCTGCTGCGGTTCGAGCCGGACCTGCCCGGCGGAACCGTGCGGCTGGCCCCGGCGCTGCCTGCGGGCATGCTGCCGCTGCGGATCACGAACCTGACACTGGCGGGCGCGCACCCCAGCTTGGAAGTCCGCGCGGACGGGTGGTCACTCGACGGCCTCCCCGACGGCGTCACGCTCGCCTGA
- a CDS encoding TetR/AcrR family transcriptional regulator, whose amino-acid sequence MTDHGGLLDLVLAGTEVDAVGETILDAALEELLAYGLRRTSVETVAKRAGVSRATLYRRFDTKDSLVQAVLVREARRFYAEVAAAVADLSTVEERLVEGFVVGVRSARADRLMNRLLASDPEALLPYLTVNGYAVVAASRDFLVHQGEQVAGALRPVGGRVPAGVAEIFIRLAISFTLTPQSCIPLADDDEVRRFARTYLSVLMREP is encoded by the coding sequence GTGACCGACCACGGCGGACTTCTCGACCTCGTGCTCGCCGGGACCGAGGTGGACGCGGTCGGCGAAACCATCCTCGACGCCGCCCTTGAGGAGCTGCTCGCATATGGGCTGCGCCGGACCAGCGTGGAGACCGTGGCCAAACGCGCGGGCGTGTCCCGCGCGACCCTGTACCGGCGGTTCGACACCAAGGACTCGCTGGTGCAGGCCGTCCTGGTGCGGGAGGCGCGCCGGTTCTACGCCGAGGTCGCCGCCGCCGTCGCCGATCTGTCCACTGTGGAGGAACGACTGGTCGAGGGGTTCGTGGTCGGCGTCCGGTCGGCACGGGCCGACCGGCTGATGAACCGCTTGCTGGCCAGCGACCCCGAGGCGCTGCTGCCCTACCTGACGGTCAACGGCTACGCCGTGGTCGCCGCGTCCCGCGACTTCCTGGTCCACCAGGGCGAACAGGTCGCCGGTGCGCTGCGCCCGGTCGGCGGCCGGGTCCCGGCGGGGGTCGCGGAGATCTTCATCCGGCTGGCGATCTCGTTCACCCTGACCCCGCAGAGCTGTATCCCGCTGGCCGACGACGACGAGGTCCGCCGGTTCGCCCGCACCTACCTGTCCGTGCTGATGCGCGAGCCCTGA
- a CDS encoding oxygenase MpaB family protein, with amino-acid sequence MTLVDDLPGPGSLHWRYGGDRRGYLLMVKAGLLQLMHPGLGAGVEQHSDFFNEPWERVLRSVPQIQGTTFDWPNGAKTARKIRDYHTHIKGVDGHGRRYHALDPEVYFWAHATIFDSLFQLIDLFDHPMTDAEKDRLYAEGCAIYRAYGVSDRVMPPDWPSFQEYFDRVCREDLEITPAARGLLEFSKNPPETFPMIPPALYRLVRKPSAKPLWWLAVGTLPEPVRELIGERWSDRDERRFVRVQRAIRTTFPLLPRSVRTAPGARAGYRRTGVGPRGHRKLAV; translated from the coding sequence ATGACCTTGGTCGACGACCTGCCCGGACCCGGTTCCCTGCACTGGCGCTACGGCGGTGACCGCCGTGGATACCTGCTGATGGTGAAGGCGGGTCTGCTCCAGCTCATGCACCCCGGCCTCGGCGCGGGCGTCGAACAGCACTCCGACTTCTTCAACGAGCCATGGGAGCGAGTCCTGCGTTCGGTGCCGCAGATCCAGGGCACGACGTTCGACTGGCCGAACGGCGCGAAGACCGCACGCAAGATCCGCGACTATCACACCCACATCAAGGGCGTCGACGGTCACGGCAGGCGCTACCACGCCCTCGATCCCGAGGTGTACTTCTGGGCGCACGCCACGATCTTCGACAGCCTCTTCCAGCTGATCGACCTGTTCGACCACCCGATGACCGACGCCGAGAAGGACCGTCTCTACGCCGAGGGCTGTGCCATCTACCGCGCCTACGGGGTCAGCGACCGGGTCATGCCGCCGGACTGGCCGTCCTTCCAGGAGTACTTCGACCGGGTGTGCCGCGAGGACCTGGAGATCACCCCGGCCGCGCGCGGCCTGCTGGAATTCAGCAAGAACCCGCCCGAGACGTTCCCGATGATCCCGCCCGCGCTGTACCGCCTGGTGCGCAAGCCCAGTGCCAAACCGCTGTGGTGGCTCGCCGTGGGGACCCTGCCCGAGCCGGTGCGGGAGCTGATCGGGGAGCGCTGGTCCGACCGCGACGAACGGCGGTTCGTCCGTGTCCAGCGCGCGATCCGCACGACGTTCCCGTTGCTGCCGCGGTCGGTGCGCACGGCTCCCGGGGCGCGCGCGGGATATCGGCGGACCGGCGTGGGTCCGCGCGGCCACCGTAAGCTCGCGGTGTGA
- a CDS encoding alpha/beta fold hydrolase, whose translation MLTEFDLKLDDGRVLHAYDTGGDDRLAVFWHHGTPNIGTPPAPLFPAAERLGIRWVSFDRPGYGGSTELRGRDIASAAQCAAAIADELGIGRFAVMGHSGGGPHALACAGMLPERVLSVVSVAGLAPFGAAGLDWYAGMVPTGVDSLRAAEQGPAVKEAYETSGAGYDPEFTEADTAALTGEWSWLREVLRPALAAGPGGLIADDIAYVTPWGFDPTRVTAPILLSHGGKDRVVPASHSRWLADHCPIAELRFSPQDGHLSILTDAESALEWIRSRA comes from the coding sequence GTGCTTACCGAGTTCGATCTCAAACTGGACGACGGCCGTGTCCTGCACGCCTACGACACCGGCGGCGACGATCGGCTCGCCGTCTTCTGGCACCACGGCACCCCGAACATCGGCACGCCCCCGGCTCCACTGTTTCCCGCCGCGGAGCGGCTCGGGATCCGCTGGGTGTCCTTCGACCGGCCCGGCTACGGCGGCTCGACGGAACTGCGCGGCCGCGACATCGCCTCGGCGGCCCAGTGCGCAGCCGCCATCGCCGACGAGTTGGGGATCGGGCGGTTCGCGGTGATGGGCCACTCCGGCGGCGGCCCGCACGCCCTGGCCTGCGCGGGTATGTTGCCCGAGCGCGTGCTGAGTGTGGTGAGTGTGGCGGGCCTCGCGCCGTTCGGCGCCGCCGGACTCGACTGGTACGCGGGCATGGTGCCCACCGGCGTCGACTCCCTGCGCGCCGCCGAGCAGGGCCCCGCTGTGAAAGAGGCATACGAGACCTCCGGCGCCGGGTACGACCCGGAGTTCACCGAGGCTGACACCGCCGCCCTGACCGGCGAGTGGTCGTGGCTGCGCGAGGTCCTCCGGCCCGCGCTGGCGGCCGGACCGGGCGGCCTGATCGCCGACGACATCGCCTACGTCACGCCGTGGGGCTTCGACCCGACCCGGGTCACCGCGCCGATCCTGCTGTCGCACGGCGGCAAAGATCGAGTGGTACCCGCCTCCCACAGCCGCTGGCTGGCCGACCACTGCCCGATCGCCGAACTGCGGTTCTCCCCGCAGGACGGACACCTCTCGATCCTCACCGACGCCGAATCCGCACTGGAGTGGATCCGGTCGCGTGCTTGA
- a CDS encoding GNAT family N-acetyltransferase, whose product MHQLRTPADVAAATDDPLINWGAQSLAPGYLYPGGGAWTLDGATAVHSPGLYRRDRILLAGPPEPALKLLAALTADLPGPPIPVAATELVDRMRDLDPRVVDLAIFGWMTTSTPSPRPPTGPRWLTDTELDQADALVRAANPDSWVMPGEPGTRRWAGQFDGDTLISVAGDCWPSPAVGFMAGVATHPDHRGRGASGAVCAFLRDELVAEHGTCALMVYQNNATAIRIYERLGFTYHRMTALELA is encoded by the coding sequence GTGCACCAGCTCAGGACCCCGGCCGACGTCGCCGCCGCCACCGACGACCCGCTGATCAACTGGGGCGCACAGTCGCTCGCCCCCGGGTATCTGTATCCCGGCGGCGGCGCGTGGACCCTCGACGGCGCGACCGCGGTCCACAGCCCCGGCCTGTACCGGCGCGACCGGATCCTGCTGGCCGGACCGCCCGAACCGGCGCTCAAGCTGCTCGCCGCCCTGACCGCCGACCTGCCCGGCCCGCCGATCCCCGTGGCGGCAACGGAGCTTGTCGACCGGATGCGCGACCTCGACCCGCGGGTGGTCGACCTGGCGATCTTCGGCTGGATGACCACCTCGACGCCGTCCCCGCGACCGCCGACCGGTCCCCGCTGGCTTACCGACACCGAACTCGACCAAGCAGACGCGCTGGTGCGCGCGGCCAACCCGGACTCCTGGGTCATGCCTGGTGAACCCGGCACCCGCCGCTGGGCGGGCCAGTTCGACGGCGACACGCTGATCTCGGTCGCCGGGGACTGCTGGCCCTCGCCCGCCGTCGGGTTCATGGCGGGGGTCGCGACCCACCCGGATCACCGCGGCCGGGGCGCGTCCGGTGCCGTCTGTGCGTTCCTGCGCGACGAACTCGTCGCCGAACACGGCACGTGCGCGCTGATGGTCTACCAGAACAACGCCACCGCGATCCGGATCTACGAGCGGCTCGGCTTCACCTATCACCGCATGACCGCGCTCGAATTGGCCTGA
- a CDS encoding lipid-transfer protein, with the protein MRASTAIAGIGATEFSKASGRSELRLACEAVLAAIADAGLRPSDVDGMVTFSAESSSEIHIARDTGIGELRFFSRVPHGGGAACGTVAHAVAAITAGLAEVVVCWRAFNERSGERYGLGTADRPLQTSADRAAYSWLTPFGLSTPAKWVAMFARRYMHEYGATSEDFGRVAVVDRKHAATNPNAWFHGRPITLADHQASRWIAEPLHLLDCCQETDGGQAVVVVSAERARDLPNPPAYVLGAAQGSGVDQHMMTSYYRPSITGIPEIGLVGDQLWAQSGLRPRDMQAAILYDHFTPFVLPQLEELGFCDRGEARHFIADGNLELGGKLPMNTHGGQLGEAYLHGMNGIAEAVRLVRGTSVNQPDSVTNVVVTAGTGVPTSGLVLGAA; encoded by the coding sequence ATGCGTGCCTCCACCGCCATCGCGGGCATCGGCGCCACCGAGTTCTCCAAGGCGTCCGGCCGCAGCGAGTTGCGGCTGGCCTGCGAGGCCGTGCTCGCCGCCATCGCCGACGCGGGCCTGCGTCCGTCCGATGTGGACGGGATGGTGACGTTCAGCGCCGAGTCCAGCTCGGAGATCCACATCGCCCGGGACACCGGGATCGGCGAGCTGAGGTTCTTCTCCCGCGTGCCGCACGGCGGCGGCGCGGCGTGCGGCACGGTGGCCCACGCGGTAGCCGCGATCACCGCGGGTCTGGCCGAGGTGGTGGTGTGCTGGCGGGCGTTCAACGAGCGGTCGGGGGAGCGCTACGGGCTGGGCACGGCCGACCGTCCACTGCAGACCAGCGCCGACCGGGCCGCCTACAGCTGGCTCACGCCGTTCGGGCTGTCCACCCCCGCGAAGTGGGTCGCCATGTTCGCCCGCCGCTACATGCACGAGTACGGCGCGACCTCGGAGGACTTCGGCCGGGTCGCGGTGGTCGACCGCAAGCACGCCGCCACCAACCCCAACGCGTGGTTCCACGGCAGGCCGATCACCCTGGCCGACCACCAGGCGTCGCGCTGGATCGCCGAACCCCTGCACCTGCTCGACTGCTGCCAGGAGACCGACGGCGGCCAGGCCGTCGTGGTGGTGTCGGCCGAGCGGGCCAGGGACCTGCCGAATCCGCCCGCCTATGTGCTCGGCGCCGCCCAAGGCTCCGGCGTCGACCAGCACATGATGACCTCCTACTACCGGCCATCGATCACGGGCATCCCCGAGATCGGCCTGGTCGGCGACCAGCTGTGGGCACAGAGCGGACTGCGGCCGCGGGACATGCAGGCCGCCATCCTCTATGACCACTTCACCCCGTTCGTCCTGCCGCAGCTGGAGGAACTCGGGTTCTGCGACCGCGGCGAGGCCCGACACTTCATCGCCGACGGCAACCTGGAGCTGGGCGGGAAGCTGCCCATGAACACCCACGGCGGCCAACTCGGCGAGGCCTACCTGCACGGCATGAACGGCATCGCCGAGGCGGTGCGGCTGGTGCGCGGCACGTCGGTCAACCAGCCGGACTCGGTGACCAACGTCGTGGTCACCGCGGGCACCGGGGTGCCGACGAGCGGCCTGGTCCTCGGCGCGGCGTAA
- a CDS encoding MaoC family dehydratase, which produces MIVGDRLPDLVIPLTRTLIVATAIASRDYQDVHHDPDLAAERGSKDIFMNILTTDGLIDRFVTSWAGPAAVVRKIKIRLGAPNYPGDTMTLTGQVTAVDGGRVEVAVRGDNSIGAHVTGTVVVELPEGA; this is translated from the coding sequence ATGATCGTCGGCGACCGCCTGCCCGACCTGGTCATCCCGCTGACCCGCACGCTGATCGTCGCCACGGCGATCGCGAGCCGCGACTACCAGGACGTCCACCACGACCCCGACCTCGCCGCCGAGCGCGGGTCCAAGGACATCTTCATGAACATCCTCACCACCGACGGCCTGATCGACCGTTTCGTCACCTCGTGGGCCGGACCGGCCGCGGTCGTCCGCAAGATCAAGATCAGGCTGGGCGCCCCCAACTATCCCGGCGACACCATGACCTTGACCGGCCAGGTCACCGCCGTGGACGGCGGCAGGGTCGAGGTCGCGGTGCGCGGCGACAACAGCATCGGCGCGCACGTCACCGGGACCGTCGTCGTCGAGCTTCCCGAGGGGGCCTGA
- a CDS encoding acyl-CoA dehydrogenase family protein: MDFHLDEDLRSVQDLAAAIFTDKATPDRLREVEATDSRVDDALWDEVRKAGLLGAALPPEHGGLGLPGLCVLLTEQGRRVAPIPLWSAGVAGLVIAGHGTHRQRADLLPGVADGSLRVALALEDFDGDPPCEAVPDGDGWRLTGTKAVVPAPWGADWVLVSAGELFLVPASAGAWEPVETTSLDRAGTLTLTDAPAQPLAPGALAAARDLTAVALAAVQLGVAEGALRLAADYTSGRHQFGRPLATFQSLQHHLADCQIDIDAMRVTLWQAMTRPEDAKAVLVAKWWCAQAGLDVVHRVQHVHGGIGVDVDYPVHRYFLWGKQLASTLGGSGAALDELGDVLAGEDVWS, translated from the coding sequence ATGGACTTCCACCTCGACGAGGACCTGCGGTCGGTTCAGGACCTGGCCGCCGCGATCTTCACCGACAAGGCCACCCCGGACCGACTGCGCGAAGTCGAGGCCACTGACAGCCGCGTCGATGACGCGCTCTGGGACGAGGTGCGCAAAGCGGGCCTGCTCGGTGCCGCGCTGCCACCGGAGCACGGCGGTCTCGGCCTGCCAGGGCTCTGCGTGCTGCTCACCGAACAGGGGCGGCGGGTCGCGCCGATCCCGCTGTGGTCGGCGGGTGTCGCGGGCCTGGTCATCGCGGGCCACGGCACGCACCGGCAGCGGGCCGACCTGCTGCCCGGCGTCGCGGACGGGTCCCTGCGGGTCGCCTTGGCGTTGGAGGACTTCGACGGCGACCCGCCCTGCGAAGCGGTCCCGGACGGCGACGGCTGGCGGCTGACCGGCACCAAAGCCGTCGTCCCGGCACCGTGGGGCGCCGACTGGGTCCTTGTCTCGGCGGGCGAGTTGTTCCTGGTCCCCGCCTCGGCAGGCGCGTGGGAGCCCGTCGAGACGACGAGCCTCGACCGCGCGGGCACCCTCACCCTGACCGACGCGCCCGCCCAGCCCCTTGCGCCCGGCGCGCTCGCCGCGGCCCGCGACCTGACCGCGGTCGCGCTCGCCGCCGTCCAACTCGGCGTCGCCGAGGGCGCGCTGCGGCTGGCCGCCGACTACACCAGCGGCCGCCACCAGTTCGGCAGGCCGCTGGCCACCTTCCAGTCCCTGCAACACCACCTGGCCGACTGCCAGATCGACATCGACGCCATGCGGGTGACGCTGTGGCAGGCGATGACCCGGCCAGAGGACGCCAAGGCGGTGCTGGTCGCCAAGTGGTGGTGCGCGCAGGCCGGTCTCGACGTCGTGCACCGGGTGCAGCACGTCCACGGCGGCATCGGCGTCGATGTGGACTACCCGGTGCACCGCTACTTCCTGTGGGGCAAGCAGTTGGCGAGCACCCTGGGTGGTTCGGGGGCCGCGCTCGACGAACTCGGCGACGTCCTCGCCGGAGAGGACGTGTGGTCATGA
- a CDS encoding bifunctional MaoC family dehydratase N-terminal/OB-fold nucleic acid binding domain-containing protein has protein sequence MTYEDRLQAFVGRTITPRTPGQDPVNIPMIRHWVEAMGDPNPIYLADDAAKATGRPGVVAPASMAQAWTMRGYAASMDPAGAGPAQDLTALLAEGGYTSVVATDSDFDFVRELRPGDHVSAEEVVESISPEKTTALGAGRFVTSMRTYRDADSEVVATQRWRILRFRPKQATAPRPRPAINLDNQFWFEAANAHRLVIQRCADCATLRHPPGPCCPHCQSFAWDTVEASGRATLHSFVVAHHPKHPAFDYPLLIAVVDLAEGTRLVTNLVGVDAADVAIGMPLVLDWLDADADLTLPVFRPAQER, from the coding sequence GTGACCTACGAGGACCGCCTTCAGGCATTCGTCGGCCGAACCATCACCCCGCGCACCCCCGGCCAGGACCCGGTCAACATCCCCATGATCCGGCACTGGGTCGAGGCCATGGGCGACCCGAACCCGATCTACCTGGCCGACGACGCGGCCAAGGCCACCGGCAGGCCGGGCGTCGTCGCGCCCGCGTCGATGGCCCAGGCGTGGACCATGCGCGGCTACGCGGCCTCGATGGACCCGGCCGGGGCGGGCCCGGCCCAGGACCTGACCGCCCTGCTCGCCGAGGGCGGCTACACCTCGGTCGTGGCCACCGACTCCGACTTCGACTTCGTCCGCGAGCTGCGACCCGGCGACCACGTCAGCGCCGAGGAGGTGGTCGAGTCGATCTCTCCGGAGAAGACCACCGCGCTGGGCGCGGGCCGGTTCGTCACGTCGATGCGGACCTACCGCGACGCCGACAGCGAGGTCGTGGCCACCCAGCGGTGGCGGATCCTGCGGTTCCGGCCCAAGCAAGCCACCGCGCCCAGGCCGCGGCCCGCGATCAACCTCGACAACCAGTTCTGGTTCGAGGCCGCCAACGCCCACCGGCTTGTCATCCAGCGCTGCGCCGACTGCGCGACCCTGCGCCATCCGCCCGGACCGTGCTGTCCGCACTGCCAGTCCTTCGCCTGGGACACCGTCGAAGCCTCCGGGCGGGCCACCCTGCACAGCTTCGTGGTCGCACATCATCCCAAGCACCCGGCGTTCGACTACCCGCTGCTGATCGCCGTGGTCGACCTCGCCGAAGGCACCCGGCTGGTCACCAACCTGGTCGGCGTCGACGCCGCCGACGTCGCCATCGGCATGCCGCTGGTCCTGGACTGGCTCGACGCCGACGCCGACCTCACCCTGCCGGTCTTCCGTCCCGCCCAGGAGCGCTGA